CACGACCAGCACGTCGTCGCCCTCGAAGCGCACCTCATACGTCGGCACGCGCAGCCCGATCGGCGGAATCACCGATTTGCCGGTGCGGACGTTATAGGCCCAGCCGTGGAGCGGACAGGTGACAACGTCGTCGCGCAGCACGCCAGACGAGAGCGAGCCGCCCGCGTGGCGGCAGGAATCGCTGAACGCATAGATCGTGCCGTCCACGTTCGCCAGCGCGATCGGCAGACCGTCAACGTCCGCATACAGCATGCGGCCCGGCGGGATCTGATCCCGCGTCGCCACTTTGATCACTTCTTGCATAGATCGCCGCTCACAGTCCATCTATCACGGATTCGCAGGGCATGAACCGCAAGCAGTGTACTCACGATCGACGGCGCGCGCAAGACTAGACACGCCAGCACAAGCAACGTACACTGCACGATAGGTGACATCGACCAATCTCAGCCAAGGAAAGCATCGATGGATGAAGAAACATTCGAGCAGATCGTCGTCGAGGTGTTGGAGGGGCTACCGCCTGAGTTTGCCGAGGCGTTCGAGAATATCGAGGTGCTGATCGAGGCGCGTCCGCGACTAGAGCATCGGCGGGCGGTGCGGATCAAGCCCTGGCAGACGCTCTACGGCCTGTACCAGGGCGTGCCCCTCCCGGCGC
The window above is part of the Herpetosiphonaceae bacterium genome. Proteins encoded here:
- a CDS encoding metallopeptidase family protein, whose translation is MDEETFEQIVVEVLEGLPPEFAEAFENIEVLIEARPRLEHRRAVRIKPWQTLYGLYQGVPLPARTHSYGMVAPDTITIFREPLLRDFPQTERLREQIRRTVLHEIAHYFGIDDDRLHELGAY
- a CDS encoding non-heme iron oxygenase ferredoxin subunit, with product MQEVIKVATRDQIPPGRMLYADVDGLPIALANVDGTIYAFSDSCRHAGGSLSSGVLRDDVVTCPLHGWAYNVRTGKSVIPPIGLRVPTYEVRFEGDDVLVVVEW